Proteins encoded in a region of the Patagioenas fasciata isolate bPatFas1 unplaced genomic scaffold, bPatFas1.hap1 Unplaced_1, whole genome shotgun sequence genome:
- the LOC139826720 gene encoding dynein beta chain, ciliary-like yields MRALPAARQPAPCPPPGAQRSVARSQARRAGGRGEASAGASCRSAEEPRARVIVPILTNKKNHQGWPQVVSQDIVRHVHNLKSTIFTVVGQVDGKTLLPLPAGSEGIEDIDLENEKSMERIDKSLVYAMESAIIDWSHQIQEALKKESSEPLLQGSNPNPKVELEFWKNRYPEQPGQCTVPCGAGFV; encoded by the exons atgcgcgctctccccgccgcccggcaaccggccccctgccccccgccaggtgcccaacggtcagtcgctcggagtcaagcccgtcgggcgggcggtcgcggggaggccagcgcgggagcgtcttgccgatcggccgaggaaccccgcgcgcgg gtgatcgtgcccatcctaacgaacaagaagaaccatcagggctggccacaagtggtgtcacaagacatcgtgcgtcatgtccacaacctcaaaagtaccattttcacagttgttggccaagtagacggcaagaccttgctgcctctcccagctggctcagagggaattgaggacattgatctggaaaatgagaaatc catggaacggatagataaatctctggtgtatgccatggagtcggccatcatagactggagccaccagatccaggaggcactgaagaaagagtcttcagagcctctcctgcaaggcagcaatccgaacccgaaggtggagctggagttctggaagaacaggtacccagagcagcctggccagtgcacggtgccctgtggtgctggttttgtgtag